AATGACCCCCACCACGTGCCAGTCGCGTCCATTGTCTTGTACGACCTGACCAATTGGCTGTTTAAAGCCCATTAATTTGACGGCCGACTCGTTCAGAATCATCGCTGTTGAGTCGCTGGGGTATTGTTTCAGGTCGAAGTCGCGGCCCTGTACCAGTTGTAGGCCCGTCGTTTTAATCAGGTTATCGTCGGCACCGAACCGATCAATGATGGTTTTGTCATTTTGAGCTTTCCCTGCCCATTGAAAGCCCCAGCTATTGCTCCATCCCTGCGTAAGTGGTGCACTGGTTTTGCTGATCGAAACAGCTACCTGGCTGGCCATCAGCTCGTTCTTGATGAGTTCGTAGTTTTTGCCAATATCACCCGACAGGCTGTGATAGATCAGATTGTCTTTAGCATAGCCCATGCTTCGGTCGCGGGCGTACTGAATCTGCTCACGAACAATGATGGTGCTGATTATCAGCATAACGGCAAAGGTGAACTGAAGTACAACCAGCACTTTCCGGGGCGTTATGAGGGCATTTACCTTTCGGAAGTGGCCCTTTAACACGTTTACGGGTTTAAAAGATGAGAGAAAAAATGCTGGATAACTACCCGCCAGCAGTCCGGCCAGCAGCACAAAACCGCCGAAAAAGAACCAGGCATACAGTTGGTTGTAAGGAACCGACAGGAGTTTGTCGGTCAGCGTGTTGAAGGCGGGTAAACTGGCCTGCACAATACCAAGGGCGGCAATGCCCGCCAGAAAAGCAATTAAAATAGACTCGCCCAGGAACTGAGCAATCAGTGAACCGCGCTGTGCTCCCGATGCTTTCCGAATGCCCACCTCTTTGGCTCGTTTCTCGCTGCGGGCCGTACTTAGGTTCATAAAATTGATGCAGGCAATCAGCAGAATAAAAATGGCGATGAGGCCGAAGAGTTTGACAAAATCAATCAGGCCCCCGTTTTCGACACCATGAGTAAAACTGGAGTATAACCGCCACCGGCTCATGGGATAGAGAAAAACCTCGCCTTTCGGGTCGTCTTTATCATACCGTTTACGCAGCAATTTTAACTTGGGCTCTATGGAGGCCAGCGTGGCCTTCGGTTTCAATTCGACATACGTTTGGGTTGAATTATTGCCCCAATATTCGTCGTCATTGCCGTTTTGTCTGTTGTAGGCCCAGGATAGTAGATACTCAAAGTTGAAGCGGGTGTTGGTGGGCAGGTCTTTCAACACGCCGGTTACGGTGAATAAATCCTTGTTGTTCAGTTTTACAGTACGACCCATGGGGTCAGTATTGCCGAACAACTTTTGCGCCAGCTTCTCGGTAACGACAAGGGTATTCGCCCCATTCAGTACCGTTTTTGGATTGCCCCGCAGCAAAGGGAAACTGAACATGCTCAGGAACGTCGAATCTACGACATTACCTTTTACCACCAGCCGTTTATCGCCAACCGTAAATAGCATGTCCTGGGTCCAGTCGACACGGGCTGTGCGTTCTACTTCCGGGAAATCACGGGTCATGGTCTTCGCCAGCACCCGTGGCGTCGTATTCCAGCATTCGAGTTTATTGCTGAAAATCGACCGATTCCAGGCTTCATAAATTCGGTCCTTCTTTTCATGAAACTGATCGTAGCTGAGTTCGTGCTGGATCCAGAGAATAATCAGAATGGCACTGGCCATGCCGATAGACAGACCGACGATGTTGATAACCGAAAAGCCCTTACTGCGCAATAAATTTCGAAGCGCTATTTTGAGGTAGTTGGTTAGCATAGGTGTATGTATTAAATTTGTTTGAAACCGACGACAAGGCTATGTATAATTCACCGATGAACGCTCCGTTTTTTGTTCATGATGACATGAGCGTTTATGGGCTTAAAGCTCATCAACGGATTATTTCTAAGCTCAATTCAGGATTGGGACCGCTTTTTTACCACAAGCATACGTTACATCTGGAGCCGTTGCCAGAAACAATGCTTAATGAAGGCGAAGCTAGCCCCGTTCCTGACTTAATTCTTTACGACAATCAAAATCGGGTCACACCTATCATAATCGAAGTTTGTCATACAGATGGCCTTCGTCGGGACTTACGGAAGGTCATTAGGCTTATCGACGATGATGACTATGGCATTATCGAAGGTTTTATCTACGACTACATCGCTAACCAGTGGTTCCGCTATCGAATGGGTGATGGTGGTTTACCAACCGAATCGTCCTTCTCAGAGCTACTTCAACTAGACTTAAATCAATTCCTTTAAGCCCTTCCTGGCTCTTTTTATTCCGTTTTAAGTGATTTAACTGGATTCATCAAGGCAGCTTTTATACTTTGGAAACTGACGGTAGCCAGGGCAATAACGGTAGCAATCAGACCGGCCAGTAGGAAGAACCACCAGGCAAGCTCGATCTTGTAGGCAAAACTTTGCAGCCATTGATTGGCAATGTACCAGGCAACCGGTGTAGCCACGACGATTGCGATGAGAACCAGCTTGAGAAAATCCTTGCTCAGCAAGGCGACAATACTCGCCACCGAAGCGCCCAATACTTTCCGAACACCAATCTCTTTCGTCCGGGCTTCAGCGGCAAAAGCAGCCAGCCCAAACAAGCCCATGCAGGCAATTAATACGGCCAGTATAGTAAAGGTAAGTAAGACATGTCCCTGTTTTTGCTCGGCCTGATACTGTTGGGAGAAGTTCTCGTCCAGAAAATGGAAGCTTAACTCCGCATCGGGGTCAAATTTCTGGTAAACCGACTGGATATAAGCCAGTGCTTCGGTTGTTTTGGCAGGCCGAATGCGCACAT
This window of the Spirosoma aerolatum genome carries:
- a CDS encoding ABC transporter permease, whose amino-acid sequence is MLTNYLKIALRNLLRSKGFSVINIVGLSIGMASAILIILWIQHELSYDQFHEKKDRIYEAWNRSIFSNKLECWNTTPRVLAKTMTRDFPEVERTARVDWTQDMLFTVGDKRLVVKGNVVDSTFLSMFSFPLLRGNPKTVLNGANTLVVTEKLAQKLFGNTDPMGRTVKLNNKDLFTVTGVLKDLPTNTRFNFEYLLSWAYNRQNGNDDEYWGNNSTQTYVELKPKATLASIEPKLKLLRKRYDKDDPKGEVFLYPMSRWRLYSSFTHGVENGGLIDFVKLFGLIAIFILLIACINFMNLSTARSEKRAKEVGIRKASGAQRGSLIAQFLGESILIAFLAGIAALGIVQASLPAFNTLTDKLLSVPYNQLYAWFFFGGFVLLAGLLAGSYPAFFLSSFKPVNVLKGHFRKVNALITPRKVLVVLQFTFAVMLIISTIIVREQIQYARDRSMGYAKDNLIYHSLSGDIGKNYELIKNELMASQVAVSISKTSAPLTQGWSNSWGFQWAGKAQNDKTIIDRFGADDNLIKTTGLQLVQGRDFDLKQYPSDSTAMILNESAVKLMGFKQPIGQVVQDNGRDWHVVGVIKDFILQSPYFPTKPMAIEGSKGWLSIMHIKLNPANSTEQNLRKAEAIFKKYNPEYPFDYKFIDQEYARKFDNEQRIATLSGLFAGLTILISCLGLIGLATFTAQQRTKEIGIRKVLGASILSVVALLSKDFVRLVIISILIASPIAWYAMDKWLADYEYKVQIQWWMFVLAGLLAVGIALLTVSFQSIKAALINPAKSLKTE